The nucleotide sequence GATGTCCAATTGGGCCAGATCCTGGTCGAGAAAGCAAGAAGGGTTGAGGATATAGAGATTCCAGCCGCAATCCTGGAGTCTTTAGCAGAAATCTATCTTAAACATCATTTGGAAAGTCTACGATCTTTGGAAGCTATCAAGACCGGGTCTGTGTTGGCTCGAGCTTGGCGGGGCGGGTATGAGGTTACGTGGGACGATGTACTGACAGTTACACCGGCTGCTTTGAGGCACCGGCTCAATCCGGAACAATTAGCGGCTGTGCTTCAAGAGCTGCAGCGCGCGCGCGGGATAATAGCCAGCCCGGCTGTTGCAGCCGGCAGTGGCCTGACTTCTGTATCCACCGAGACACAAAAGGTAGCCCAGGCTAATGGGAGGAGAGAACAATCAAAACAGCCGCTTAGATGGTGGAGTAGGGTTGTGGCTTGGTGCCGGCGGTTGCTGCGTCGACGCGACCGTTACCAGGGGAGTGAAAGAGGTGCAGCAACCAAAGCCAATAATAACCCGGCTGCTGCCGGGCGAGGATCACCTTCCGCACAAAGCAATCCATTGGATATGCCGCTGGTGGCTCCTCCCTTGACTGCGCGACCATTGTGGGAACTGGATATGGACGATGCCATCGCCAGGGGAGAAATGACCAATGATCCAACCGAATGAAAGAGGACGATTGGGGCAGCAGTTGGTTTCGGCATTAGCGAGTACCGAAGGTGTACGCTTGGGAGAAAGCACGGTGATTAGCCGCCGTGTCCATGTGGTGGCCGTAGACAAACCGGAAGAGGTGCGAATCGTTGGGGCTGATGCCGGGCGGGTGTTTTATGGACGAGGCGTGGATGGTACCGTCTATCACATTGACGTTTTTCATCAAGTGGGCTGTGTTGACCATCGAGCTGTCGCTCGAGTAATAACGGATGTGATGAGAACCGAGACGCCTGATGTTGCCACTGCCTTTTTAGATCGAATGGATATTCAGACCGCTACCGGCGGGGGCCGGCTTACCGGGAGCTTAACTTTTGGTCGCAAAGAATCACTACGGCGGGCTCATGCTAACCATGTCCACATAGCATCAGAACTAGAGTCCGATCGGCTACCGCTGTTAGTGCCGGTGGTTGCTGCAGTAGAGGCAGAAATAATTAGGCAGGGTTTGGAAATTCGCAAAGTGGAAAGGGTCATCTTGGATTTACGAGGACATAAAGGATCTGAGTTGGATATGTCTGCCTATATGTCTGAGAGCGATTCATTTTTGCGAGAAGAGAAGCTCTCCTCAGACATTACTCGAAAGACCACTGACAGTACCATAGAAGAAACCCATTGTCTGGTCACTGAGACCTTACCGCCGGCCGAACTCCTACAGTTGTTGCGCTCATTTCCTTTTCGTCCTAACGATGAACATCGACAGCGCTGGGGAGATCTGGATCATACGCTGGAGACTTTACGAAGCAAAGGCCATATCGCCCGGAAACGAGGCGTATGGACATTAACAGTCAAGGGTCAAACATTGCTTGATGCGGTCAACTTGTACTTACCGGAGTTGGAAAGCAGGCTGCGTCGGTTCTTGCGTCGCCTTCCGGCCGGGAAGAGCTGTTTGCGTTCGGCGGTAACCACGAAACCGGGAGTCGGCCGCCAAAGGTTACGGGAGAAATCGAAAGTAACCCTTAATAACCAGGGGGGTCAACTCAATTTAGCAGCTACTGCTACCCAAGCG is from Bacillota bacterium and encodes:
- a CDS encoding VWA domain-containing protein; translation: MIQPNERGRLGQQLVSALASTEGVRLGESTVISRRVHVVAVDKPEEVRIVGADAGRVFYGRGVDGTVYHIDVFHQVGCVDHRAVARVITDVMRTETPDVATAFLDRMDIQTATGGGRLTGSLTFGRKESLRRAHANHVHIASELESDRLPLLVPVVAAVEAEIIRQGLEIRKVERVILDLRGHKGSELDMSAYMSESDSFLREEKLSSDITRKTTDSTIEETHCLVTETLPPAELLQLLRSFPFRPNDEHRQRWGDLDHTLETLRSKGHIARKRGVWTLTVKGQTLLDAVNLYLPELESRLRRFLRRLPAGKSCLRSAVTTKPGVGRQRLREKSKVTLNNQGGQLNLAATATQAACRWISGQSQPGCIHHETWRYSRLERHQTVNIILLVDSSASMAGDRLRAARLLAQHLVLSTRDRVAVIAFQGESVLVPTNFSSSLVKIQAQLLALKAVGLTPLAHALQETILFVRQHRVYRPLVVLITDGIPTVALAGGDPSADALTLATHFRSLPLEFACIGLNPNQSFLEKLSQRSGGQLYVVEELDTSVLAQLVHKELQRRRAH